In Limanda limanda chromosome 21, fLimLim1.1, whole genome shotgun sequence, a genomic segment contains:
- the sbk1 gene encoding serine/threonine-protein kinase SBK1, with translation MQDHGGERQVASSLPHSVKASLSLSPSGPGRVGGGGGGSPTAKVDYCGGVPVEDMQALAITSLSATDVAKQYEHIRELGKGTYGKVDLVAHQTQGTKMALKFVTKNKTKLKSFLREYSLTGSLSCSPFIIKVLDVLFETEDSYVFGQEYAPAGDLFDIIPPQVGLPEEMVKRCMQQLGLALDFMHSKNLVHRDVKPENVLLFDRECRRIKLADFGMTRRVGCRVKRVSGTIPYTAPEVCRASRSEGFLVTTSLDVWAFGVLVFCMLTGNFPWEAALPSDAFYEEFRRWQKAGCPVGTYPSQWRRFTDDALRMFQRLLASEPEKRCGVKDVFCFVKYDLVSELRRRASCRAKRSERSSTGTCTGTCTSSSTPSSSRSSHRHPEPSTPPGTSCLRPAPLKRSVLSDPLSPREEPGQHQSPGRDKNKSQMVMATAIEICV, from the exons TCTGCCCCACAGCGTCAAGGCGAGCCTGTCGCTTTCTCCATCGGGGCCGGGACGGGTAGGCGGTGGAGGCGGAGGTTCCCCTACGGCCAAAGTGGACTACTGCGGAGGGGTGCCAGTGGAGGACATGCAGGCCCTGGCCATCACGTCTCTGTCGGCAACAGACGTGGCCAAACAGTACGAGCACATCCGGGAGCTGGGGAAGGGCACGTACGGCAAGGTGGACCTGGTGGCGCACCAAACCCAGG GCACCAAAATGGCGCTAAAGTTTGTTACCAAGAACAAGACAAAGCTGAAGAGTTTCCTGCGGGAGTACAGTCTAACAGGCTCACTTAGCTGCAGCCCTTTCATCATCAAAGTCCTGGACGTGCTATTCGAGACGGAGGACAGCTACGTGTTTGGACAAGAATATGCCCCCGCTGGGGACCTCTTCGATATCATCCCCCCACAG gTTGGTCTGCCAGAGGAAATGGTCAAACGCTGCATGCAACAACTGGGCTTGGCTCTGGATTTTATGCACAGCAAAAACCTGGTGCATCGGGACGTCAAGCCTGAGAATGTGCTTTTGTTTGACCGAGAGTGCCGCCGCATCAAGCTGGCAGACTTTGGCATGACACGGCGGGTGGGCTGCCGTGTGAAACGGGTGAGCGGCACCATTCCATACACCGCACCGGAGGTGTGCCGGGCCAGTCGTTCTGAGGGATTCCTAGTGACCACCAGTCTGGATGTGTGGGCGTTCGGCGTGCTGGTGTTTTGTATGCTGACGGGCAATTTCCCCTGGGAGGCAGCGCTGCCGTCCGACGCCTTTTATGAGGAGTTTCGGCGTTGGCAGAAAGCGGGGTGTCCCGTGGGAACCTACCCGTCTCAGTGGCGCCGCTTCACTGATGATGCCTTGCGCATGTTTCAGAGGCTTCTCGCCTCCGAGCCAGAAAAACGCTGCGGAGTCAAGGACGTCTTCTGCTTTGTCAAGTATGACCTGGTAAGCGAGCTCAGGCGCCGAGCTTCTTGCCGAGCCAAGAGAAGCGAGAGGTCAAGCACTGGAACGTGCACTGGCACGTGCACTTCCTCCTCTACCCCCTCTTCATCGCGTTCCTCCCACCGACACCCTGAGCCCTCCACCCCTCCCGGAACCTCCTGCCTGCGCCCAGCCCCCCTCAAACGCAGCGTTCTGTCCGACCCGCTGTCTCCCAGAGAGGAGCCCGGACAGCACCAGTCACCAGGCCGAGACAAGAACAAAAGCCAGATGGTGATGGCAACTGCCATCGAAATCTGCGTGTGA